The sequence CGGCTCGCAACGCCGACGGCAGCATCGACGATCGCTCGATGTGCGACTGGAAGGGCAAAGAAGATCGCGAGACGAGCGAGACCGCCGGGCCAGGCGCGATCCAGCCCAACGTGAGGCGCGTCTGGCAGATCGTGGGCACGGGCGAAGACCGTCACAGGGCGCTCGTCTGCCGCGAGATCGACACCAACTTCGACGGGGTGAAGGACGTCGTCCGCAAGTACAACGACAAGGGCGAGAGCCTTCACGAGGAGTCCGACTCGAACTACGACGGCCGTATCGACACATGGCTCACGTTCGCCGGCGGAAGGCTGGCCGAGGTGAGGGTCGACTCCGATCACGACGGCAACCCCGACGAGTGGAAGTACTACAGCGGCGGCAAGCTCGCGCGCATCAAGCGCGACACGAACCGCGACGGCAAGCCGGACGTCTGGGAGATCTACCGCATGGGCCGGCTCGAGCGCATGGGCGTGGACATCGACGCCGACGAGCGGGTCGATCGGTGGGATCACGACAACGAGCTGAAGCGCCGCCTCGAGGACGACGAGCGCAAGAAAGAGGACGAGGCCGCCGCTGCAGCCGCGAAGAAGGCTGCAGAAGATCAGGCCGCCGCGGACAAGGCGAACGAGGCCGTGGACGACAGCGGGAGCGCGGCGCCCTCCGGCGACAAGAAGAAATAGAGCGCGCCTCCTTCGAGCCGAGCGGAGGTCGATTTCGCCCCCTGCCCTGACGGCGCGAGCGCGCCCAGGTGCTCTTGCCACAGCCGGCGCTCGCCGGGGCAGGCGTGCAGGCGCACCGGCGTCGGCCTCGGATCCCAGCAGCGCACCGCCCAGGTCGGTCGACGCGGCGCGAGGGGCGTGCTTATCAGTGCCGTCTGCCGACACCACCGCGTCGGCGTAGGTCCCGAGCACACACCATGGAAGAACGTCTGCAGAAGATCATCGCGCGCGCCGGCGTCGCCTCGCGCCGCGCATCCGAGGAGCTCATCCTCGCCGGACGGGTGCGCGTGAACGGGCGCGTCGTGACCGAGCTCGGCTTGAAGGCCGACCGGCAGAAGGACCGCATCGAGGTGGACGGCAAGCGCCTCGTCTCCGAGGCGCCGGTCTATGTCGCGCTGCACAAGCCACGGAACGTCGTCTCGACAATGCGCGATCCCGAGGGGCGGCCGACGGTCGCCGACCACGTGCGCGGCACGGGCGCGCGGCTCTACCCCGTGGGTCGGCTCGACTTCGCGACGAGCGGCATCCTCCTCATGACGAACGACGGCGACTTCGCCAACGCGCTGCTCCATCCGCGCGGCGGCGTGCCGAAGACCTACGTGCTGAAGGTGCAGGGCGTCATGAGCGACGACGACCTCACGCCGTGGCGCGAGGGGATCCGCCTCGAGGACGGCGTCACGCTGCCGGCCGAGGCGCGGCTGCTCCGCCACGAGGGCGACAAGACGTGGCTCGAGGTGACCCTCCGCGAGGGCCGCAACCAGCAGATCCGGCGCATGGGCGAGGCGACCGGCTGGCCCGTGATGCGCCTGGCGCGCACGACGTTCGCCGGCGTGAGCTCGGAAGGCCTCCGGCCGGGAGAGTGGCGCGCCTTGACGGTGGATGAGCTCCTCCACATCCGTGAGGCGTTCGGCGTGCCCAAGCGGATCCGAGGCGCGATGATGGGCGCGTCGTCAGGTCCGGTCGACTACCGCCGCAAGGCCAGCTCGGCCCGGTCGGACGCGAAGGCGTCACCTCGGCCTGCGCCGGAGGCCGCTGGTGCAGCCGCCCGCAGCCGAGGACCGGCGCAGCCGAGGGTTCGCTCAAGAGCGAACGCCGACGTCCCGAGCGCACCTGGGCAGAGCGCGACCGGGCGGATGGCTCGCTCCAGGACCGACGCCGCCACGAGCACGCCCGCCCGGACCCCGGCTGGGCGTACGGCTCGCTCCAGGACCGACGCCGCCCCGGGCACGCCCGCCCGGACCCCGGCTGGGCGTACGGCCCGCTCCAGGACAGACGTCGCCGCGCCGGCCGCGCCCGGACCGGGCGCCGCTAGATCTGCGCGAAGCGCCCGCTCCGAAACGAAGCCTCGAGCAGCTGAGACACGCGCGCCTCGAGCTCGCGGGCGCGAGCGTCGTTGATGCCGGCGAGCGCCTGTTTGATCTCGCCGAGCGCCTTCAGCTGACTGAACAGCTGGACGTCACCCAGCGAGGCGCCGCCCGTGAGGATCTGCCGGATCCGATCGATCTCCGCGGCGAGCGCCTCCACGCCGACGCCGAGCGCGCCGACGCGGCGGCGATCCGGGTGCTCACGAAAGAAGGCCTCGAGCACCGGCTGCACGATGCCCTCGAGGATCGCCGCCTGATCCTGGTTGTTCCAGATGTGCTTGAGCACGAAGAAGTCGCTCGCGTCGGTCGTCTGGCGGCCATCGAGGTACGCGCTCGCCGCGAAGAGCTTGAGCATCTTCACGACACGGCGATCCGAGAGCGATATCCCTTCGGCGCGGATCTGGAACACCAGCCCCTTGTAGGCCGATAGGAATGCATCTCCGAAGTTCATCCGCGCGCCGAACCCTCGGCCGAGCTCGGCGAGCTCGCGCGCCGCGACGAGCGGGCGGAGCGGCTCGCCGGCCATGTGCCGGATCTCCTGCTGGATGCCGCGCTGGAGCAGCTCGCTGAAGTGGTAGGCGTCGAGGTTGTCGGACTGCACCCGCAGGAGGAAGCGGTCGAAGATCGCGGTCAGCGTCTCGTCGCCGGGCACCTCGTTCGAGGCCGCGAAGACGCTGATGAGCGGGCAGCGGAGCACCTGGCCGCCGCTCGCGAACTTGCGCTCGTTCAGCAGCGTGAGCAGCGCGTTCAGGATGGCGCTGTTCGACTTGAAGACCTCGTCGAGGAACACGACCTCCGCCTCGGGGAGCATCCCCGAGGTGTTCCGGCGGTAGACGCCCTCGCGAAAAGCACCGATATCGACCGGGCCGAAGATCTCGTTCGGCTCGGTGAAACGCGTGAGGAGGTACTCGAAGTACCGGGCCTGCATCAGCTCGGCGAGCGTGCGGATGAGCGCGCTCTTCGCGGTCCCCGGCGGGCCGAGGAGCACGCAGTGCTCGCCCGCGACGACCGCGATCATGAGCAGGCGGATGATCTCGTCCTTGCCTAGGAACTGCCGCTCGAGGCTATGGGCAAGCAGGCGCAGGCGCTCGTGGAGCGGAGCGGACATGAGGCGAATCCTCGTATCACAGGCCCGCCGCCTGGCGTACCGATCGGCGCATCGCCCCGTGCGTTCCCAGGACGCCGCCGCGCCGAGCGGTTGAGCGAAACGTTGAGCGAAACGTTGAACAAAACACAGAGGCCGGTGGGTCACACCGGCCTCGCAGGGTCTGCTCGCTGTCGCAGAGCCTATGTCGTGGAGCGGGAGACGGGATTTGAACCCGCGACGTCAACCTTGGCAAGGTTGCACTCTACCACTGAGTTACTCCCGCAGATGTCAATCACTTAATTCAGGAAACCACATCTCAAGGCGTTTGTCAGAAAAATCCTGATTCGCGCCGGGTCATCACCGGAGGTTCGCTCCGTCGATGCGTGGCGGATGAGTACCAATCGGCGTGGTGAGAGTCAAGCTCTCAACAACAAAACCTCAAAACTTCCGTCGCCGGCAGGTTGCACGGCCGCTCTGGTCGAGTATTGTGTGGCCATTGCGAGCGAGGGGGCTCGCCAAGCAGCACCGCGCACGGTGCCGCTCACAAAAGCCTTCGCGTTCGCGACAGCGGCACCGTGTGGGGGGCTCTTACATCATAAGGGTGCCCGCCACTCGGCGCGCTCTTGGTTGGCCTGGGTCGACCAGGCAGGTCCTTTGGACTTGGGGGGAGCATGAACGAACAGACTGCTTTGCGAGTGGACGTTGCGGAGACAACGGCGCCGGTCCTTCAGAAAGAGTACCGGTCCGGAGTCCACGCCAAGCGACAGGATGACGACGGCGGGTGGGGGCTCGTCCTGATCGGGCTCGACGCTCCGCCGCGGATCGTGAGCCTCATGGACGGCGCCGTGATCGGCAGCGCCGCGCGCGACGGCCGCATCGAGGGCCAGGGGATCGCGCCGGAGCACGCGAAGATCAGCGTCCGCTCCGACGGTTGTTACATCGAGGACATGGACACCCACGACGGCACGTGGGTTAACGGCGTCCGCGCCCGGCGCATCGGCGTGATGCACGGCGACGTGGTGCGCCTCGGGCATCAGCTCGCGGTCTTCGTCGAGCGGCACCTCGCGCTCTACGACGGCGCGCCGTCGCGGCTGGGGCCGCTGGTGTTCGGCTCGAAGCAGCGCAAGGACTGGATCGATCCGGTGATGAAGCTGGTTCAGTCGGGCTCCAGCGTCTGCATCGAGGGCGCGCCCGGGGTCGGGAAGCGGACGCTGGCTCGCCTCGCGGCTGCGGTGCGCGAGGGCCTGGGTGAGACGCTGGTCGTCGACGGCAGCGCCGAGACGAAGCCGGTCATTCCGCCGGGCGCGCGACCGATGACATGGCTCGTCCTCGATGCCGATCGCCTGCCGCGCCCGCAGCAGCTGGAGATCGCGCACTCGGTCGGCCGCTCGAACGGCGTCAGCATCATCGCGACGACCGGACAGCCGCTCGACCGGGCCGCCGGCGACGGGCGCGTGGCGCCGTGGTTCGCTTCGCTCTTCTCCGGCAAGCGGATCACGATCCCGACGCTCGAGATGCGGCGCGAGGACGTTCCGCTCATCGTGCGCGACATCGCGGAGCGCAACGCGATCGGACTCGATCGCTTCACCCCGCAGCTCCTGGAGGCGCTCGTCCGCGCCGGCTGGCCGGGCGGCGTGCCGCAGCTCGAGTCCGCCATCGTGACCGCAGCCCAGGCTTCGCCGGACGGTCCGCTCTCCGTCACGCCGATCGCGGGATCGCTCGCACGCGGCCCGCGCATCAAGCCGAACCTCCCGCCCGCGACGGATCCGTCGCTCGCGCGCGCCCGCCTCGAGGACGCCCTCGCCCGGGCCAACGGCTCCGTCGCGTCGGCTGCGCGTGCCCTGGGCATGTCGCGGCAGGCGATCTACCGCGAGGCCGACCGGCTCGGCCTCGACATCGCGCGCCGCAGGGTCCCGCGCGGCTGAGCTGACGCCCATCACACGGCCCGTGAGCCTCGCGTGGCGTCATCGCCAAGGGGGCTCTCGGCGCGCTTCGTGATGAAACGCCAGCGCGCGCCAGGCGGACGCCCAGGCGCGGATCTTCAACCGTAAAATCCGAGAGACGTATGGCTGACGATCGATCCCTCCTCGGGGTCGACGCACTGCTCGTAGTGCAGCATCTCGCCGCGCGATGACGGCGGGAGCGCGCGGAGCAACGTGTAGATGGGGCCGAGGCCGCAGACGCGACGGCTGGCGAGGTCCCGAGCCACGTCGACGAAGAAGCCCGGCGCATCGATCGACGTCGCGCGCTCGATCGAGGCGAGGTCGCGGTCGCGCAGCGCCGTCCGCTGGCGCTCGTCGAGGGGCGCAGGATCACCGAAGCGCGGGCCGACGTGGGCGAGGTCCGCTCCTGCGATGACGAGGACGCGACCGGGACGCTTCGCCAGGGCGTCGCCGAGCGCCCTCAGGAACGACTCGGCCCCATCATCTTGCGCGGGGTCGCGACGCCGCGCCTGACACTCCGAGAGGCCGCAGAGGATCGGCACGATCGACGCCGCGCGGCCGCCGAGGAGGTGCCGCACGAACACGGCCTGAAACTCGATCGAGTGCTCGTTCTTGTGGAGGTACTGGTCCTCGCGCACGTCGAAGCGGCTCGCCGCCGCGAGCTCCGCGATCATCTCTCGATCTGGCTCGAGAGGACCGAGCGGCGTCGCGAACGTCTTCTCGCAAACGGCGTACGGACGGCGCATCGCGGCGTGCGACGTCCCGAGCAGAACGAACGTATCGACGTTCTCGAGCCCTGGGCCTGCCAGCGCCTGCTCCAGCGCTGCGTAGGCGTGCCCGTAGCCCGTCGCGGCCCGCCAGAGATCCATGTGCGGCGCGCAGAGCCCGACCATGCGCGTCGGCGCGCTTTGCGATGCTACGGCGCGCGTCGCTCCGCCCTGCGGCCGCGCGACCTGGAGGCACTTTCGCTCGATGAAGTCGGCGAGCTTCCGCCGATCACCGTGGTACGCGCCGCCCGCGTGCGCGGCCATCCTGATCGGCGCCGCGTCGAACGATTGCACGACGCTCCGCCGGCGCGCGTGGAATCGCGGGCTGTCGAGCATCCACGCGCGTTCCAGCTCGTCGGCCAGCTGCGACACATGGGCGGCGTCCACGGGCTGGCCCGTCGACCGGGCGGCGTCACGCGCGATCTCGTCGATCGATCGCCTCCCGTCGAAGCGCGCGAGCACGGCAGCGCTCGCGCCAGGAACGACGACAGGAGCCGGCGCGATGCCCTCGGTGTCGCGCAGCATCAACGCGCGGCCATGGCGCTCATCCTGGATGACGACGATCTCTAGAGCTCGAAGCTTCGGGCGCAGCACCGGCATCCACCGCGAGAATAGCGCGTGCGCGCTCGCCGCCCAGCGCGCGGCATCGCAGCATCCGGAACAGGGAACAGCGCCGACGCCCCCGCGGTCACAGCGGCAGCTCGCTCCAGAACGGACGGCGCTGGTGCCCCGCGTCAGAGCGCGCGTCACGATCGCGGATTGCCGCTTCGCAGCGGCGCCGCGTGGAACTAGGGTCGCCCCTTGGAGCTCCGCCCTGCTCCCCCACCCCTTGCGCCGCAGCCGCTTCGGGCTGGCAGTACGTCCTATCACCACGAGAGCGCCTCCGAACGAATGCGTCGAACCACGCCCCTCGATCCACCCGTCCGTGAAGCTGATCTGCTCACCGAGCTCGCGGCCGTGTACCGCGAGGCGGAAGAGGTCTTCAGCGGCTGGACGTGCGAGGCCTCGACCGAGTGCTGTCGGTTCGGCATCACGGGCCGCGAGCCGTACGTGACGTCCGTCGAGCTCGCTGCCGTCCGGCGCGCGATCGCGGCTCGCGGGGGCCGCCGAGCGCTCGAAGGGATCGTGCGAGCAGACGGGGCGGGACCGCCCGAGCCGGGCGTGTCCGCCGGCGGCCCGAGCCGGCGACGCGCGCTGCCGCAGGCGTCGGAGCGGCGGTGCCCGATGCTCACCGACGCCGGCCGCTGCGCGATCTACGCGGCGAGGCCCCTCGGGTGCCGCACGTTCTTTTGTGATCGCGCCTCCGCTGGATCCCCGGTCCGCCACAACGACGTGACCCGGCTCGTCCGCAAGGTGCAGGAGATCGCCGCGCGACACGAGCCGAGTGGCGACCTCGGCCGTCCGCTCACCCGCGCCCTGGCGGAGGCCGGACCGAGCGCCGCGGGCGCGCCGCCCAGGACGAGCAGCGCGGCACGCGCTCGCCGCGGCCGCTGAGGTCCACCGCTCAGGTCCGCTCGACCGCCATCACGCCGGGGATCCGCTGCAGGCGCCGGATCACGCTCTTCAGCTGCGCGAGGTCGGAGCAGAGGAACGTGAACGTGTTCATCGCCCGGCCGTCGTCGCCCGCCCGACAGGTCGCCTCGCTGATGTTGATGCCCTGCTCGTGGAACGTATGGCCGACCGTCGCGAGGATGCCCGGCCGGTTCGCCGTCATCACCTTGATCTGTACGGGGCGGTTGATCTTCGCGCGCGCGTCCCAGGAGATCTCCACGCGGCGCTCCGGGTCCGTGTCGAACGCCTTGGCGCAGTTGCGGCGGTGGACGGTGATGCCGCGGCCGCGCGTGATGAAGCCGACGATCTCGTCGCCTGGGAGCGGGTTACAGCACTTCGTGTAGCGGACGAGGACGTCGTCGATGCCGTTCAGCCGGATGCCGTGGCTGTCGCGCCCGGTGACCTTGCGGACGAGCGACTCGATGCGCCCCTCCTTGATCGACTCGGGCGGCGGGGTCGGCGTGCCCTTCTCGTTCTCCTTGGGCGTGGGCGCGAGGAACTCGCACACCGCGCGGACGCTCACCTTGCCGTAGCCGACCGAGATGAAGAGCTCGTCGGCCGAGGCGACCCCGAAGCGCTCCATGACCTTGCGCAGCTCGCCCTCGTTCTTCGTGAGGCGACTCAGGCTCATGCTCCGCTGGTGCATCTCCTTCTCGAGGAGCTCGCGACCGAGCTTGAGCGACTTCTCCCGCTGCTCCGTGCGCAGGAAGTTTCGGATCTTCGAGCGCGCGCGGCTGGTCGAGACGTAATCGAGCCAGTCCTTCGAAGGGTGCTGGCTCGGGTTGGTCATCACCTCGACCACATCGCCGTTCCGGAGCTTCGATCGGAGCGGGACGATGGCGCCGTTGACCCGCGCCCCGGAGCAGTGCTCGCCGACCTGCGTATGGATCGCGTACGCGAAGTCGATGGGCGTCGAGCCGCGGGGAAAGACGCGCACGTCGCCCTTCGGCGTGAAGACGTACACCTCGTCCTGGAACAGGTCGACCTTGACGCTCTCCAGGAACTCGGCAGGATCCTTGAGCTCCTTCTGGAACTCCATCAGCTGGCGGAGCCAGCCGAACCGCGCGGCGTCCTTCGGGTCGATGCCGCCGGAGTTGTTCTCCTTGTACTTCCAGTGCGCCGCGATGCCCTGCTCCGCGACGCGGTGCATCTCGTGGGTGCGGATCTGGATCTCGATCCGCTCGCGCCCGGGTCCGATGACCGTCGTGTGCAGCGACTGGTACATGTTCGGCTTGGGCAGCGCGACGTAGTCCTTGAAGCGGCCGGGGACCGGGGTCCACTGCGAGTGGATCACGCCGAGCGTCGCGTAGCAGTCCGCCACCGACTCGACGAGGACCCGGAACGCGATGACGTCGTAGACCTGATCGAAATCGCACTGCTGCGCCTGCATCTTGCGCCAGATCGAGTAGAGGTGCTTTGCGCGGCCGGTGACGTCGACCGCGAAGCCCTGCTCCGCGAGCTTGCCCGCGAGCACCTTCGAGACCTCGTGGATGTACTTGTCCCGCTCCTTCGCGGTCGTCTTGACCTTCTGCGAGAGGTCCGACCAAGCCTCGGGCTCGATGTACCTGAACGACAGGTCCTCGAGCTCGCTCTTGAAGCGCGCGATGCCGAGGCGGTTCGCGAGCGGCGCGTAGATCTCCATCGTCTCCCGGGCGATCCGGTCCTGCGCCTCGGGCTTCATGAACTCGAGCGTCCGCATGTTGTCGAGGCGGTCGCACAGCTTCACGAGGAGCACGCGGATATCCCGCGCCATCGCCACCAGCATCTTGCGGAAGTTCTCGGCTTGCCGATCTTCCTTGGAAGCGAAGTTGATCTTCGAGAGCTTCGTCACGCCGTCGACGAGGAACGCCACCTCCTGGCCGAAGCTGTTCTCGATGTCGGTGGTCGTCGCGAGCGTGTCCTCCACGACGTCGTGCAAGAGCCCGGCGCAGACGCTCGCCGTGTCCAGCTTGAGCTCGGTGATGATCGCGGCGACGCTCGCCGGGTGGGAAAAGTAAGGGTCGCCGCTCTTGCGGGTCTGCCCCTTGTGCGCATCAGAGCTGTAGGCGTAGGCCCGGGCGATGAGATCGACGTCTGCAGCCGGCTGGTAGGTCCGAACGCGATCGACAAGCTCCGTCAACGTCAGCATGAAGAGTTCGGTGGGCGCAATGCGCCCCCTCCCTTTCGCACGCTAACACCGCGATCTAGACCCCGCAATTGTGTCACCATGCGCGGCGCGCGCGCTGCCCGGCGCAGGGCACGCGCGCTCCGCCGCGCGTCCTCGTCGTTCTCGTCGTCCTCATACGTGTTGCACGCGTCCTCGTCCTCCTCTCCGTTCATCTCGATTCATCTCGGAGTTTCCGCTTCGCCCGCCTGCGTCGGGTCGAAGGTTGTCGCGGATTCATGAAAACCATGGAGCCGATCACCGTCTACGTCCACTTCCCCTGGTGCCTCAAGAAGTGTCCCTACTGCGACTTCGTGTCTTTCGCGAAGGCGCGGGACGCGATCGACCACCGCGGCTATGCCGACGCCGTGCTGGCCGAGCTCCGGAAGCGGGAGGATGTGCTGGGCGAGCGCGAGCTCCGGAGCATCTTCTTCGGCGGCGGGACGCCGTCCCTGTGGGAGCCGAACGAGATGGGCAGGGTGCTGTCGGCCATCACCGCGGCCGCCGGCCGGCTCTCGCCGGACCTGGAGGTGACCGCAGAGTGCAACCCGACGTCGCTCGATGAGCAGCGGGCCCGAGCGTTCCGAGCGATCGGAGTGAACCGGCTCAGCATCGGAGTTCAGGGCCTCGACGTCGAGCGCCTCCGGTTCCTCGGGCGCCTGCACGACCCAGAGGGCGGTCTCGGCGCGCTCTCGGCGGCGCTCCGGTCCGGGATGCCGCGCGTGAGCGGCGATCTCATCTACGGTGTCGCGGTCGGAACGGCCGAAGCGGCGCGGGAGCAACGCCCCGAGCACGCCGCCGCCGAGGCGCGCGCCGTGGCCTCGACGGGGGTGACCCATATCTCGGCGTACAGCCTGACGGTCGAGCCCGGCACCTCGTTTGGAGAGCTCGCGCGGCGCGGTCGCCTGCCGCTCGCCGGAGACGATGGAGTGGCGGACACGTTCTTCGCCATCGACGAGGCCCTCGAGGCAGAGGGGCTCGCCCACTACGAGGTGTCGAACTACGCGAGGCCGGGCCACGAGGCGCGCCACAACCTCGGTTACTGGCAAGGCATCGACTACGTCGGGCTCGGGTGCGCCGCCTACGGGACGGTGTCGCGACCGGATCCGCGCTGGGGCCTGCGCTCGGGCGGCGCGGAGGGCCATGGAGGAGCGTTCGCGGTCCGGTACCGGAACATCGTGAGTCCGGAACGGTACATGGCTGCGATGGCCGATGGCGACGAGGCGATCGCCGTGGAGAGCGAGGAGCGGCTCGAGCCGGAGACGCGGCTGTCCGAGCGGATCATGCTCGGGCTGCGGCTGCGCGAGGGGCTCGATCTCGAGGCCGCTGCGGCGGCGCTCGGGGTGCCGGCGTGGCCGCCCTCGCGGCGGAGGGCCGCGGAGCGGCTCGAGCGCGCCGGCCGCCTGGAGGTGGCCGGCGGGCGGGTCCGCGTCCCGCGAGCCGCCTGGGTCTTCGCCGACGGCATCGCGGCCGACCTGTTCTGAAGTAGCGCCGCGAGGGCAGCGCCCGGGCGCTCGGCGCTCGCGGTGGACGCCGGGCCGCGACCGCGCTCCGATGATCGTCCCATGAGCCGTTTGCCTACCGTCGAGGACATCCGCGGCGCCGCCGTGCGCATCGCGCCGCACGCCCACGTGACGCCCGTCATGACCAGCCGGACGATCGACGGCATCGCGGGGGCGCGCGTCTTCTTCAAGTGCGAGAACCTGCAGCGGGTCGGCGCGTTCAAGTTCCGCGGCGCGTGCAATGCGGTGCTGTCCCTCTCGGACGAGGAGGCGCGGCGCGGCGTCGCCACCCACTCCTCGGGCAACCACGCCGCCGCGCTCGCGCTCGCTGCCCGCATCCGCGGGGTCGCCGCGTACATCGTGATGCCCGAGAACGCGCCGGCCGTGAAGCGCGCCGCCGTGGAGGGCTACGGCGCCCGGGTCGTGGGCTGCGCCCCCACGCTTCGGTCACGCGAGGAGACGATCGCCCGCGTGATGTCCGAGACGGGCGCGATCCTCGTCCATCCGTACAACGACGCGCGCGTCATCGCCGGCCAGGGCACGGCCGCGCTGGAGCTCGCGGCCCAGGTGGACGATCTCGACGCCGTTGTCGCGCCCGTGAGCGGCGGGGGGCTGCTCTCCGGGACGGCCATCGCCACCGGCTCGCTGTCGCGCGCGCGCACGATCGGCGCCGAGCCCGAGGCCGCGGACGACGCCGCGCGATCGATGCGCGAAGGGAGGATCCTCCCCTCGAACGACCCGGTCACGATCGCCGACGGCCTCCGCAGCTCGCTCGGCGAGCTCACCTTCGCGGT is a genomic window of Sorangium aterium containing:
- a CDS encoding pseudouridine synthase, with amino-acid sequence MEERLQKIIARAGVASRRASEELILAGRVRVNGRVVTELGLKADRQKDRIEVDGKRLVSEAPVYVALHKPRNVVSTMRDPEGRPTVADHVRGTGARLYPVGRLDFATSGILLMTNDGDFANALLHPRGGVPKTYVLKVQGVMSDDDLTPWREGIRLEDGVTLPAEARLLRHEGDKTWLEVTLREGRNQQIRRMGEATGWPVMRLARTTFAGVSSEGLRPGEWRALTVDELLHIREAFGVPKRIRGAMMGASSGPVDYRRKASSARSDAKASPRPAPEAAGAAARSRGPAQPRVRSRANADVPSAPGQSATGRMARSRTDAATSTPARTPAGRTARSRTDAAPGTPARTPAGRTARSRTDVAAPAAPGPGAARSARSARSETKPRAAETRAPRARGRERR
- a CDS encoding AAA family ATPase, which codes for MSAPLHERLRLLAHSLERQFLGKDEIIRLLMIAVVAGEHCVLLGPPGTAKSALIRTLAELMQARYFEYLLTRFTEPNEIFGPVDIGAFREGVYRRNTSGMLPEAEVVFLDEVFKSNSAILNALLTLLNERKFASGGQVLRCPLISVFAASNEVPGDETLTAIFDRFLLRVQSDNLDAYHFSELLQRGIQQEIRHMAGEPLRPLVAARELAELGRGFGARMNFGDAFLSAYKGLVFQIRAEGISLSDRRVVKMLKLFAASAYLDGRQTTDASDFFVLKHIWNNQDQAAILEGIVQPVLEAFFREHPDRRRVGALGVGVEALAAEIDRIRQILTGGASLGDVQLFSQLKALGEIKQALAGINDARARELEARVSQLLEASFRSGRFAQI
- a CDS encoding FHA domain-containing protein; its protein translation is MDVAETTAPVLQKEYRSGVHAKRQDDDGGWGLVLIGLDAPPRIVSLMDGAVIGSAARDGRIEGQGIAPEHAKISVRSDGCYIEDMDTHDGTWVNGVRARRIGVMHGDVVRLGHQLAVFVERHLALYDGAPSRLGPLVFGSKQRKDWIDPVMKLVQSGSSVCIEGAPGVGKRTLARLAAAVREGLGETLVVDGSAETKPVIPPGARPMTWLVLDADRLPRPQQLEIAHSVGRSNGVSIIATTGQPLDRAAGDGRVAPWFASLFSGKRITIPTLEMRREDVPLIVRDIAERNAIGLDRFTPQLLEALVRAGWPGGVPQLESAIVTAAQASPDGPLSVTPIAGSLARGPRIKPNLPPATDPSLARARLEDALARANGSVASAARALGMSRQAIYREADRLGLDIARRRVPRG
- the amrB gene encoding AmmeMemoRadiSam system protein B, with the protein product MVIGRTASPKRLRRKGWGSRAELQGATLVPRGAAAKRQSAIVTRALTRGTSAVRSGASCRCDRGGVGAVPCSGCCDAARWAASAHALFSRWMPVLRPKLRALEIVVIQDERHGRALMLRDTEGIAPAPVVVPGASAAVLARFDGRRSIDEIARDAARSTGQPVDAAHVSQLADELERAWMLDSPRFHARRRSVVQSFDAAPIRMAAHAGGAYHGDRRKLADFIERKCLQVARPQGGATRAVASQSAPTRMVGLCAPHMDLWRAATGYGHAYAALEQALAGPGLENVDTFVLLGTSHAAMRRPYAVCEKTFATPLGPLEPDREMIAELAAASRFDVREDQYLHKNEHSIEFQAVFVRHLLGGRAASIVPILCGLSECQARRRDPAQDDGAESFLRALGDALAKRPGRVLVIAGADLAHVGPRFGDPAPLDERQRTALRDRDLASIERATSIDAPGFFVDVARDLASRRVCGLGPIYTLLRALPPSSRGEMLHYEQCVDPEEGSIVSHTSLGFYG
- a CDS encoding YkgJ family cysteine cluster protein, producing MRRTTPLDPPVREADLLTELAAVYREAEEVFSGWTCEASTECCRFGITGREPYVTSVELAAVRRAIAARGGRRALEGIVRADGAGPPEPGVSAGGPSRRRALPQASERRCPMLTDAGRCAIYAARPLGCRTFFCDRASAGSPVRHNDVTRLVRKVQEIAARHEPSGDLGRPLTRALAEAGPSAAGAPPRTSSAARARRGR
- a CDS encoding RelA/SpoT family protein, producing MLTLTELVDRVRTYQPAADVDLIARAYAYSSDAHKGQTRKSGDPYFSHPASVAAIITELKLDTASVCAGLLHDVVEDTLATTTDIENSFGQEVAFLVDGVTKLSKINFASKEDRQAENFRKMLVAMARDIRVLLVKLCDRLDNMRTLEFMKPEAQDRIARETMEIYAPLANRLGIARFKSELEDLSFRYIEPEAWSDLSQKVKTTAKERDKYIHEVSKVLAGKLAEQGFAVDVTGRAKHLYSIWRKMQAQQCDFDQVYDVIAFRVLVESVADCYATLGVIHSQWTPVPGRFKDYVALPKPNMYQSLHTTVIGPGRERIEIQIRTHEMHRVAEQGIAAHWKYKENNSGGIDPKDAARFGWLRQLMEFQKELKDPAEFLESVKVDLFQDEVYVFTPKGDVRVFPRGSTPIDFAYAIHTQVGEHCSGARVNGAIVPLRSKLRNGDVVEVMTNPSQHPSKDWLDYVSTSRARSKIRNFLRTEQREKSLKLGRELLEKEMHQRSMSLSRLTKNEGELRKVMERFGVASADELFISVGYGKVSVRAVCEFLAPTPKENEKGTPTPPPESIKEGRIESLVRKVTGRDSHGIRLNGIDDVLVRYTKCCNPLPGDEIVGFITRGRGITVHRRNCAKAFDTDPERRVEISWDARAKINRPVQIKVMTANRPGILATVGHTFHEQGINISEATCRAGDDGRAMNTFTFLCSDLAQLKSVIRRLQRIPGVMAVERT
- the hemW gene encoding radical SAM family heme chaperone HemW, with amino-acid sequence MKTMEPITVYVHFPWCLKKCPYCDFVSFAKARDAIDHRGYADAVLAELRKREDVLGERELRSIFFGGGTPSLWEPNEMGRVLSAITAAAGRLSPDLEVTAECNPTSLDEQRARAFRAIGVNRLSIGVQGLDVERLRFLGRLHDPEGGLGALSAALRSGMPRVSGDLIYGVAVGTAEAAREQRPEHAAAEARAVASTGVTHISAYSLTVEPGTSFGELARRGRLPLAGDDGVADTFFAIDEALEAEGLAHYEVSNYARPGHEARHNLGYWQGIDYVGLGCAAYGTVSRPDPRWGLRSGGAEGHGGAFAVRYRNIVSPERYMAAMADGDEAIAVESEERLEPETRLSERIMLGLRLREGLDLEAAAAALGVPAWPPSRRRAAERLERAGRLEVAGGRVRVPRAAWVFADGIAADLF
- a CDS encoding pyridoxal-phosphate dependent enzyme, with the protein product MSRLPTVEDIRGAAVRIAPHAHVTPVMTSRTIDGIAGARVFFKCENLQRVGAFKFRGACNAVLSLSDEEARRGVATHSSGNHAAALALAARIRGVAAYIVMPENAPAVKRAAVEGYGARVVGCAPTLRSREETIARVMSETGAILVHPYNDARVIAGQGTAALELAAQVDDLDAVVAPVSGGGLLSGTAIATGSLSRARTIGAEPEAADDAARSMREGRILPSNDPVTIADGLRSSLGELTFAVLRERGVEIVTVSEEDIVKAMRVVWERMKLVIEPSAAVAVAAVLRRSVQGARIGVILSGGNVDLTRLPFT